The genomic region TAAGATACTCAAATACTGTATAAAGTTCTTTTGGCTGACTCAATACTGTGAATTCAATTTGTTTCATTTGTGTATAGTATCAGTTTTATCTTTATAGTATTTTTCTATTTTTTCAACATCAAGGATATACGGTGTAACAAAAATAAGCAAGTTGGTTTTTACTTTCTGGTCTACTTGCTTTGAGAATAGATACTTTAATACAGGTATATCTTTTAATAGAGGCACCCCAGCGATTGTTTTAAGGAATTGTTCTGTGATTAGCCCACCGATAACAATTGTCTGACCTTCTTTTACTGTTACTTTTGTGGTTGCTTCTTTTGTGCCGATTAATGGCTGATTATCCGGTGTGTAACCGGTTAAATCGCTTACTTCTGGATGCAATTCAAGTGAGAGCATATCTGTACCGTGGATATGTGGTGTTACATTTAGCATTGTGCCAACATCAATAAATTTTGTTTCATATACAGTCCCTGCGGATGTTTGTGTGATTTCACGATATGCGATTTTTCTACCTACATTTATTGTTGCAGATTGATTATCAAGTGTAACAATTTCAGGTGAAGATAAAAGGTTACCTTTTATTTTTGTAGATAGTAATGACAGAACTGCTGAGAATTGTGTTTCATCAAGTGTTGATATATTGAGGTTACCAACATCAACACCGACGGTGGCTTTACCTGATGAAACATTCTTGATACTTGTTTTTACAGTTACATCCCATTGTATACCGAGATTATCTGATTCATCTAAAGTTACTTCAACAATTTTTGCTTTGATTAGCACCTGTGGTATTTGTTTATCCAGTTGTTGAATAAGTTTTTCGCAGATACAGAAATCTTCAAATTCGGTTGTAGATAGAATCATCGTATTAGTTCTATCATCTGTTTGGAGTTTTGCAGTTGAAGAGAGGTTAGGCTGAATTTTTGACATAATATCTTTTGCCTGGACATATTTGAGTTGAAAAATTTGTGTTTCCGGTTTTTTTTCTGCTTTAGGTACTATCCGGATAATGTTATCCGTTTCAATATACGCAAACTCGTGAATCGCAAGAATTGTATCTAATGCGGTTTTAAGTTTGACATTATCAAGCGAGATTGTGACCAGTCCTTTAACTTCATCACCGATAACAAAATTGAGATTATTCTGTTTTGCAATCAATTTCAAAATATCTACTAATTCTATATCTTTAAAATTTAGCGAAACGATTCTTTCCTGCCAGTTCTTTATTGGTTTTGGGTGCACAGGTTTGGCTGGCGCTTTAGTTGAGTAATTATTATCAATACTGATTTTTAATTTTTTATTTTCTTGTACTATTTTGTAATTCGGTTTTTCAGTTAGATACACAACTACTCTTGCAATCTGCGGGTCTGTCTTATACTGACCAGCCCATACACTTTCTACGATACCTCTATTTACTGTGATAGTTCGGTAGGGCTTGTAATGTATCGCATCCTGGATATTTACAGCGATAACATACTTATTCTGAGCAGCAAAATCTTCTGCGTTGTAATTAAACTCATGGCTGACTTTAAGTATTACCTGTGTAGTCATAGCGGTATGTTCTATACTGACATCGTCCACCTGAACAGGCAGTTTTTCAGCAAAGCAGAAACTGACGATGACTGGTAACAACAGATAAGTAACAAGCGGTACGCAACAACCAATTTTTTTCATTTCTATTTCAATGTTAGAACTAAAACTTTGCCATCTTTATCAAGCACAACATTAGTTTTAGTTATCTTTTTTACATGGTAATTATCAAACAATTTTTCGCCACAACTTATACTGATACCGTTAATAATAGCAACTGGTTTATTTTTATTCCAGATGATGCCTGTAAGATTAAGTCCGACTGTATCTTCAGTTTCTGTTGATATTTGTTCAGGTATTGTTTTTGGTTCTTTAACTGCTGAAATCCCATCATTTATTCCATAAATAGTAGCAGTAAAATCAACAGTATACCCACTCTGCACAGCAGCTGCTTTTGTTTCTGACTGTTTTAGCTCAATTTTAGCCAGTGTTATAATACGGTCTGTATTCTCCAGTTCTTTTAATAACCGCGTGATTGAACTTAACTCACCGGAAGCGGTTATCTGATAAGAAGATTCAACATAGTTAACTTGTTTTTTTAACTCTGCTGGTTTGATTGCTTCTATTTCTATTTTACATTTTTTTGCGAACAAATCAAGTGTATCAAGAAACCTGGATGCATCAAGATACTGTGGGATTTGTTTAGTAATATGTTTTGGTTCAGGTTTTATTTCCTGCTGTTGTTTTTGTAGTTCTAAAATTTCGGTTGTATACGAGTTCAGGTTTAATTCAATTTTTTTGTATTGCTCAATAATTTTTGTTTTCTTATTATACACAGTTAAATAAACATATTTTATCAACACTAAAACTAATACTGTAAATCCAACTATTATTTGGATTAACTGTCGTTTGGTTAAGTTTTTAATATCCATATTATTTATGTAGATTACAACCTATTTCAAAATCAAACCCGGTATCTTTTTTTTGTATGTGTTTTAATTCAACCGATTTTAATACCTGTGAACGTTCCAATTTTGAGATATAAGTTATAATTAACTCGTTACTTGAACTGCTACCACAAAGATTGATTTTTTCGTTAGATAGTGTTAATTTTTCAAGTATTATTCCTTGCGCTGTTTTCTGTATCAGTTCATAGATTACCGGATAAAATACAGGGTTAGTATTTATTAGTTTTTCAGCCAGTTCTAATTGTTGTTGTTGCTGTTTTGCAGTTTGAATTTCAGCTTTCAAATCTGCTACTGTTTGTTCTTTTTGCTTGATGAGTATCTGGGTTGCGGCTATTTTTGTTTTGTATTTTTTTATTATTATGTATGGCAGGAGATAGATAATGAATGCAATAATTAGCAAAATCGCACTACTTGCAGCATAAACAAAATTTTGGTTGATTACTATTTTTTTAGGTTTTAATTTTTCAGGTAAAAGGTTTATATCAATTTCTTTTGACAAACCTAAAAGCCCGCTTAACATCAGCGGCTGGGTAGACTGTTGCGGTTGAGTAAATTGTAGTATTGAGCTAAAATCGGGATACTTCACTTCTACAGCAAGATTATCTGCAAGATAAGAATCCAGTTGCTTAAGTTTAGACGCACCGCCCGTTAGTATCACAGTAGATATTATTTTATTCGGGAATAATTTGTGGTAATAATCAAACGATCTTTTTATTTCGCTTATGAACCTGCGTATTAGTGGTTTCACAAACGGTATTTCAAAATCAATACCATCAGTTATCTTTTTAGTTTCTGCATCCTGGTAACTAACCGCTGTAGATTGACTGAGTGCTTCTGTGAAGTTGTTACCACCGATAAGTATACTTCTTACTAATTTAAGGACTCTATTTTCACAGATAAGTATATCAGTTGTTTTGCGGTTGATATTAACTAAAGCAGCAATTTTATCAGCAGGTAGAAGATTCAGCAAGCAAATTACTTCCGGAACAATTTTTGTTACTGATAGCCCCGATTGGTTAAATATAGCAAGTTGTTTTTCTATAACTGTTTTATCTAAAATATAAACTGCAAGTTCAACTTTTTTTATTCCGTCATCTATAATTTCACCAAAAGATAGATAATCAATAGCGCAACCGCTTGGTTCTGAGATATCAAAATTAACTTTGGAACTCAACTCCCAGCGGATAGTTTTTAGGAGTTCTTTATGTGACATAACTGGTAGTTTCATCAGGTAAACACCAGCCTTTTCATTTGAACTTGAAATAACAGAGACCACTTTTTTTGTAGTAACAATATGGTCTGCCAGTAACTTCTTGATTGCATCAACATATATTGTATCCGATAACTGAGCGGTAGAAAGTTGTTCAATACCACCGGCAACCAATGCAGGTTTTGTAGTGTCTATCAAAACCAGCTTGACTGAATTGGTTCCTAACTCAAATCCGAGTATTAGTTCTTGTTTTGGCATTTCATTACAAGAAAACTTCGTAACCACAAGATTTCACAGATTATCAGTGCTTTGTTAATTTTTAGGCTTTTTTGAGGTACTTTACCGTCTCAAAAAAGCATACTCAAAAAAAATCTAGATTTTTTATGTAAAATTTTGTACAATTTACCATGGTCTTACGACCACACAATGGTCTTACGACCACACAATCTTTTCCAGGAGGTAAAACCATGGTAAATTTCGTTTCAACTCCACCAAAAATTTTAACAAACTTCCTCAACAAGTTTCAACCACTTTTTTCTAAACCCACTTTTCTAAGTTTTTCCATCTATGTATCTGGTCTGTTTTTAGAACTCAAAAGAACAAATATCCAAACTATTGCTAAACGAACAGTCGCATCAGAATATGAGAGCTTACAGTACTTCATCTCTGAAGCAAAATGGGATGAAGAAAAATTTAATACCCGCCGTGTCAAAATTCTTGAATCCAACCGCACCACTAAAACATGTAAGAAAGGTGTAGTTATTATTGACGACACTGGCTGCAAAAAATGGGGCTTCAAAACAGAAGGCGCGCAAGTTCAGCACTACGGCACAGAAGATATTACCACAAATTGTAATATCGTTGTCGCCTCAGCATACTGTGACAATAAAAAGTGTTTCCCCATAAACCTCAAGCCATACATCCCAGAAAATGATTCTTTCTTTGAAAGAAATTTCCAGGATTTTAAATCAAAACACGAACTCGCTGAGGAACTTGTTGAAGATGCTATTGAGAAAGAACTTAACTTCTCTGATGTAATTGTTGATGCCTGGTATTTCTCAAATGACTTTGTTGAATTTATTCAACAGAAAGGTTGAACTTTTATCTCTGAAGCAGATGTAAACAGACTCATCTCTTACCGTGGAAAATGGATACACGCAGGTGAGCTAGTTAAACTCATCCCCAGCGATAAACTTCACTGGGTAACGGTATCCACCCCACACGGTAAAAAGAATGGTTTCTACACCTATTCCTTTAAATCAAAACTAAATGGGCTTAAAGGAAAATTTCTTGTCATACTTGCCATCGGTGAATGGGATAAAGATGATCCAAAAAATGTCCATATCTATATCACAAATCATCTCTCCTATTCCGCTGAAGATGTCCTGAAAAAATATGCTCTCCGATGGGATATTGAATGCATATTCAGAGACCTCAAAGAAAATGTTGCATTTGACCATTATCAAGTAAGGTCAATTAAAGCAATTACAAGACACTGGCATCTAGCATCTCTGGCTTACACCTTTCTTTTGGTCTCTAAACTCAATGGCACTTTTTCAAAGATCTTTCGTCTGCCTGACGGCAAGGCAGGTCAGAAACCTGAAACAGTCGGCAAACAACTTGAAATGTTCCGTAAACTCAATTCCTTAACTGCAACACACTGGATTATGCAAAATTACAAACTTTACAACCAAACTTATCTCGGAACAAATAATACGCTCCCTCGAACTGCTTAACAAAATTTAACAAAGTACTAACACCTTTTGGCTACCCACTATTTTATAGTAAGGTTATTCTGAACGCAGTGAAGAATTTCGTTTTTTCTGGCTTTTGTTTCAGATTCTTCGTCGGTTTGCTCCTCAGAATGACATTACGATACAACCTCTTTAGTAGGGGGTGCGGGGTTTACTTACCAGCCGAAATTTAGAATAGCCATATAGCGTAATAACTGTGGGTTTTCTGAAACGATATTTACCGCACCAATTTGAACACCTTTTAATGTCCAGCAAGAATTTATAAACCCAACCTGCATACCTTTTAAATCTTTTGCTTTATTCAATAAGCCAGCAATCTGCAGACCTTTTAAATCTGTTGCTTTGTTAAACAAACCAGCAATCTGTATACCGGAAAAATCATCTACTGTATTGACTAATCCACCGATTTGAATACCACGAAAATAATGGTTCCAATTCAATATACTTCCAATTTGTACACCAGAAAAACTACTTGTAACATTTATTCCACCAATTTGTATACCTCGAGTAGCACTATATTCCGTTATATCTAACGTTATATTTAATAAGCCACCAAGTTGAGCACCACAAAATTTATGACTTCCATTAAAAACACCAACTCTTACTCCATAAAATTCATCTGTTATATTTATGGAGCCAATTTGGAAACCACAAAATTTTGAAGTTCTATTCCACAAAGTACCAAATTGAATACCGTCAAAATCACCTGCTTTATTTACTAATCCACTTACTTGAAGATAGCGAAATCTCGCTGCTTTGTTCCATAATCCACTTACTTGCAGCCCATCAAAATTTTGTGTTTTGTTGCATATACCAGCTAACTGAATACCAAGGAATTTATCTGCAACATTCCAGCTACCCAATTGTATGCCTTTGAAATTTCCAGTTTTGTTCATTAAACCAATTCCCTGAAGTCCGAGAAAATTTTTCGTAGTATTCCAGCCCCCAACCTGTATACCACTGAAACTTTCGCAGGTATTCCAACCAACGAATTGTATCCCTACAAAATCTTTTACTTTATTGATTAAACCACTTTGCAGACCGTAGAAATTCTTTGTTTCGTTTGATAACCCGCACTCTATTCCATAAATATCTCCTGCTTTATTTCCTAAAATACTGATTTGTGCACCATATAAATACTCTTCAACAATGTTAAACATTGGAGAGCATTGAATCCCATAAGTTCTGTTGGACTTCGTTCCAATCAGCCCTATATCCAGTCCGACCACATTCGGGTTCTTAAACAAGCTAACTGTAGGAATTAAAGAAATCTGTAGCGGTGTCCATACTGCTTTCTGCGATTTATCATATGTAGTAGCGATTGTATCTTTTTTATCTTTACTTTCTTTTACTACTGGCTGTTCAGTCGTTACTGGTCTTATTTCATCTGTAATAAATAAATTATCAAAATAAGATTCATAATCCCATCCAGAACCAAAAATTGCAATCTGTATTATTTTTTGAGCATCTGGAACATACTCTCTAATTCTAAATGACTCGTTTAACTGCCAGACATTCTGTGGAACATTCTGAAATATGCGGATCTCTTTACTATCACTTCTACCACCTCTGTAATTATAGGCAAAATTAAGGTATTTGGGTGTGCTCTTGCCGACATTTAAAACCACACAGACATTTGCAGGATACTCACCAAAAGTATATCCTGCACCGCCTGCCACATTTGAATAAACTGCTTTTACATCAAATTGAACTTTTGTTCGGTTGGTAACTGGTATATCTACATTTATACGACACCCAACCGCGCCTCCATTTCCGCCGGCACCGTAGCGAGAGATTTTTAATTTGCCTTGTAGAATAGTAATTGTCCCTGGATAAGGATAGTCATCGTCATCATTAAATACAGTCCAGGAAGGATTTTGTGAAATATCACCATCATCAAAATTTTCTGAAAACACAGCGGTAGAACTTAACTTAGAAATAGTAGATGACCCTTCTCCTTTGCTCCACAAGCCAACACATCCAACACTAACTGAAACAATTATTATTACAATTATTTTTTTCATCGCTTTCCTGAGGACAAACTCGATAAAATATTATTAACAAGTTCGTCACAAGCCTTTTCAGTTGCTTCACCTAAAAGAGTTTCACCGAAGTTTTCTTCACTTATTATGGTGATGTCTAAAATCTCCAAACTGCTAGATGTGTTTTCTCCGTAGCCTTCACCTGCACAGACAATCTCACCTGTATTCACATCAACAAGTCGTCCTTCCAACCTTACCTTACCAATTCTTTCCTGCATCTCCATAACAAAACCTGTTTCTTTATATCCAACCTCAAACTCAATGACTTTTCCTATCAGTAATAATTCAACATCTAAAATCTTTCCTAATTCTAATCTGCTTTCTTGATCAATTACACCACTAAGTTTTAGTTTATGTTCCTGAAGAATCTTATCTAACTGCTCACGTTCTATTACTTTAAACTTCTTTGTATTGACCAGTTTTCTAATCAAAATATTTGATACAACTTTGCCAATATTTTTCTCTCTATAACTTTTTATATCCGCATCAGAGAAAAGTAACACAGCGATTCTTAATTTTTGTTTCATTTCTTGTTCTTTTATTACTATTTGTTTCTTACTACACGAAGAAGCAATCAATACAAAAAATCCTAACCAAACTAAGAATTTCTTAACCAAGTTCATTAATATCATCTCATTCACCCGCCATATCAAAAAATTCTCGCACCTTAGGATACTTTTTTTCAAGCTCCTCTCTTTTTTTATCAAACTTTTTCTTTCCAACAATGTCAGGATTTTCTAAAAATGTCTCTATTTTTGATTCTGGTATATCCAAACTTCTAATCTGCTCTTTAATCTCTTCTAATTCTATGGTCATTTTTTTCATATCGTGTGGATCATGTTCTATACTAAAATCAACGTGTAGTTCGTCCCATCCTATTCTCCCTTGACCATATAATTCTAACAATGTTAAGAATTTTTCTTGAAAGATATTCCACTTTTTAATATATTCTATTTTCAACTGTTTAAAAATTTCTCTGGGGCTCTTTCCAGGATATATTTCTTCTACCTTTCTTGGTTCTCCTAATTGTTCAAGAAATTTTTTCATCTCAACCGATGAACTTTCTTCTTTTTTGCGCACACCTAGTTGGCGTATTTTGTAATAAAGTTTTTGCCCATCTGGAGACCATTCTGGTGAATAAGCGTTCATCTCAGTTGGTGAATGGTTGGCTACAATCACTGATTTTTTAGGAGCAGTAACATTTACTACATTAATAATTGAAACCGGAACAGGCCATTCTACCTCACCAGTATCATCAACAGGAACAGGAATTTCAACACAAGCATTAACAGCGATATATTTATTATTTGGTGACCAAGCGAACATATAGCCATCAAACATAATACTACGACTCAGGTACTCTGGAGAACTTCTTTGCAAGTCGTATAAATATATATCATAAAAATTTGGCTCATCATAAAAGAAAATCCAGCATATTACATATTTTTTGTCAGGAGACATTGAACAGCCAGAAAACTCTAAATCTTCTTCTATCTCTCGAAATGCTTCAATTGAAAATTGTTTCACTAGTTTCACTAAAAGTTCTTCAATTGAAAATAGTTTCAGTTTACAATTATCGCATGTAATACCGATAAGGTTTTTTTTATCTTTACTAATGTCTACACTGCATAATTGTGCTGTGGTATCTTTGTATAAAGATTCGTATTCCTTTATTTCTTCAGACGTCAGCAATGTTATTTTACCACCTATACCGCAGCTAATAGCAACCCAAACAATTATTATTACAGTTTTTTTATTCACGATATTTTTCTCTCACAAAAACTTTTTTTTCGGCTTAGAACACTGCAGTAGTTCTTTTGTTCATAGGTATTTGTATTTGGGGTCAAATCTTGACATTTGACAAAATTCTACAAAAATGACACAGAATGTCAAAT from Elusimicrobiota bacterium harbors:
- a CDS encoding transposase, with product MPSDKLHWVTVSTPHGKKNGFYTYSFKSKLNGLKGKFLVILAIGEWDKDDPKNVHIYITNHLSYSAEDVLKKYALRWDIECIFRDLKENVAFDHYQVRSIKAITRHWHLASLAYTFLLVSKLNGTFSKIFRLPDGKAGQKPETVGKQLEMFRKLNSLTATHWIMQNYKLYNQTYLGTNNTLPRTA
- the pilM gene encoding pilus assembly protein PilM, with translation MPKQELILGFELGTNSVKLVLIDTTKPALVAGGIEQLSTAQLSDTIYVDAIKKLLADHIVTTKKVVSVISSSNEKAGVYLMKLPVMSHKELLKTIRWELSSKVNFDISEPSGCAIDYLSFGEIIDDGIKKVELAVYILDKTVIEKQLAIFNQSGLSVTKIVPEVICLLNLLPADKIAALVNINRKTTDILICENRVLKLVRSILIGGNNFTEALSQSTAVSYQDAETKKITDGIDFEIPFVKPLIRRFISEIKRSFDYYHKLFPNKIISTVILTGGASKLKQLDSYLADNLAVEVKYPDFSSILQFTQPQQSTQPLMLSGLLGLSKEIDINLLPEKLKPKKIVINQNFVYAASSAILLIIAFIIYLLPYIIIKKYKTKIAATQILIKQKEQTVADLKAEIQTAKQQQQQLELAEKLINTNPVFYPVIYELIQKTAQGIILEKLTLSNEKINLCGSSSSNELIITYISKLERSQVLKSVELKHIQKKDTGFDFEIGCNLHK
- a CDS encoding CsgG/HfaB family protein, which gives rise to MNLVKKFLVWLGFFVLIASSCSKKQIVIKEQEMKQKLRIAVLLFSDADIKSYREKNIGKVVSNILIRKLVNTKKFKVIEREQLDKILQEHKLKLSGVIDQESRLELGKILDVELLLIGKVIEFEVGYKETGFVMEMQERIGKVRLEGRLVDVNTGEIVCAGEGYGENTSSSLEILDITIISEENFGETLLGEATEKACDELVNNILSSLSSGKR
- the pilO gene encoding type 4a pilus biogenesis protein PilO produces the protein MDIKNLTKRQLIQIIVGFTVLVLVLIKYVYLTVYNKKTKIIEQYKKIELNLNSYTTEILELQKQQQEIKPEPKHITKQIPQYLDASRFLDTLDLFAKKCKIEIEAIKPAELKKQVNYVESSYQITASGELSSITRLLKELENTDRIITLAKIELKQSETKAAAVQSGYTVDFTATIYGINDGISAVKEPKTIPEQISTETEDTVGLNLTGIIWNKNKPVAIINGISISCGEKLFDNYHVKKITKTNVVLDKDGKVLVLTLK
- a CDS encoding transposase — translated: MVNFVSTPPKILTNFLNKFQPLFSKPTFLSFSIYVSGLFLELKRTNIQTIAKRTVASEYESLQYFISEAKWDEEKFNTRRVKILESNRTTKTCKKGVVIIDDTGCKKWGFKTEGAQVQHYGTEDITTNCNIVVASAYCDNKKCFPINLKPYIPENDSFFERNFQDFKSKHELAEELVEDAIEKELNFSDVIVDAWYFSNDFVEFIQQKG